Genomic DNA from uncultured Desulfuromusa sp.:
AGGTTTATCTCGAATGAGTCAAGTTTTTATAAGAAAAAAAGTAAGAAGAGCTTTAATTCAGATATTGCGACTTCTCTCTATGGTTGGAATAACTTTTTTCGGACTTCTTCTCGTTACTTTTCTTATCGGCCGGGTTGTCCCGATTGACCCGGTTCTGGCCGTTGTTGGTGATAAGGCCTCGCATGAGGTATACGAACGAGCCCGGATCGAGATGGGTCTCCATCTGCCACTCTGGCAGCAATTTTTCATTTATATGAAAAGTGTATTGCGTGGTGACCTGGGAGTTTCTGTTCTTACGGCAAAACCTGTATTGGATGACATCTTTCGTGTTTTTCCTGCAACCATGGAACTTGCGTTTTTAGCGACATTTATTGGAGTTCTGGTCGGTATCCCTTTAGGAGTTCTTTCTGCTGTAAAACGGGGTGGTCTTCTGGATCATATTGCTCGTGTCGTCGGCCTGCTTGGCTACTCCCTTCCCATCTTCTGGCTGGCCCTTTTGGCTCTCATGTTCTTTTATGCCCGGTTTGATCTGCTCCCGGGGCCAGGTCGACTTGATGTTTTCTATGAAGATATTATTGATCCGGTCACGGGGTTTATGCTGATTGATTGTCTGCTTGCGAAAGACTGGGAGATTTTCAAAAATGCATTTTACCACCTGATTATGCCGGCAACATTGTTGGGCTATTACAGTATGGCCTATATCTCCCGGATGACTCGCTCTTTTATGATTGAGCAGTTACGTCAGGAATATATCCTCACAGCCCGGGTGAAAGGTGTTGCTGAATGGAAAGTTGTCTGGAGCCATGCTCTGGGTAATTGTGCTATTCCTTTGATTACAGTTGTGGCCTTGAGCTTTGGAACCCTGCTTGAAGGTTCTGTTTTGACCGAGACTGTTTTTTCCTGGCCAGGGCTCGGGCTTTACCTGACGAGTTCATTGCTTAACGCTGATATGAATTCAGTGCTGGGAAGCACAATTGTTGTTGGTGCAATTTTTCTCGGAGTGAATCTTTTTTCTGATCTGCTGTATAAAATTATGGATCCAAGGGCACGCTGATGGCTCAACTGTCCTCTAAAACAATGCATGTTAAACAATGGTTGTTAGCTGATTCCCCAGGTTCTGCTTTGCAGGCAAACGCCGGTCGTATCTATTTAGGGCTGCTTGATTTCCTGAAAAACCGCCTGGCGGTTTTAGGATTGCTGATTATTGTTATTCTTGGTCTCACGGCTTTGTTTGCACCTTACATTGCTCCTTTTGATCCTATTGCAACGGATTTGACTCAACGTCTTCAACCCCTGTCAACAGATCATTTGTTCGGTACAGATGAATTTGGCCGCGACATTTTCAGTCGGGTTGTCTGGGGTTCCCGTTTAACTTTGTATGTCATCGGTCTGGTGGCAATCATTGCTGCGCCAATAGGAATTATTGTGGGGACCGTATCCGGGTATTTTGGTGGTTTTATTGATACCGTATTGATGCGGATGACCGATATTTTTCTGGCGTTTCCAAAACTTATTCTTGCTCTGGCTTTTGTTGCCGCACTGGGACCGGGGATAGAAAATGCCATTATAGCCATTGCTATAACCTCATGGCCGCCCTATGCCAGAATTGCCAGAGGTGAAACCATTACCATCAGAAATTCAAATTTTATTCGTGCAATCCAACTTCAAGGCGCTGGATCAGTTCGTATTATAACCGGGCATATCATGCCGCTTTGTTTGTCTTCTTTGATTGTCCGTGTGACTCTGGATATGGCAGGAATCATTCTGACGGCAGCTGGTCTCGGTTTTTTAGGTCTTGGAGCGCAACCGCCGTCCCCTGAATGGGGGGCGATGACGTCCAGTGGCCGTGCTTACATTCTTGACCACTGGTGGATCATCACCATGCCGGGAACCGCTATTTTTATTGTCAGTCTGGCTTTTAATCTTCTTGGTGATGGTTTGCGTGAAGTTCTTGATCCCAAGAGCGATGCTTGAAAGGCTGTTTTATGGCAGAGTACGAACATTTGCTTGACGTTAAAAATCTCAATATTTCGTTCCCTTCCACTAAAGGAGTTGTTCAAGCTGTAAAAGATATCAGTTTTTCTCTGGGTAAAGAGAAGATTGGTATTGTCGGTGAATCCGGATCAGGCAAGTCTGTGTCTGGACGAGCTGTGTTGCGTTTATTGCCACCCTATGCTCAGGTTTCAGCTGCAGAAATTTCCTTTAAGGGGGAGGATCTGCTTAAACTCAGTGAAAAAGAGATGCGTAAGATCAGGGGGCGAGAAATTGCTATGGTCATGCAGGATCCGAAATATTCTCTAAACCCGGTCCGAACGGTCGGTGAACAGATTAGTGAGGCTTATATTGTCCATTGTAACGCGACAAAGCGGGAAGCCCATCGACAGACTTTGAAAATGTTAGAAGCCGTTAGAATCAGGGAGCCTGAGAAGGTTTACCGGCTTTATCCTCACGAGGTTTCAGGTGGTATGGGGCAGCGGATTATGATTGCGATGATGCTTATTCCTGACCCCAGTTTGTTAATTGCTGACGAGCCGACCTCAGCTCTGGATGTCACAGTTCAACTACAGGTATTGGCAATACTCGATGATCTGGTGAGTGAGCGTGGCATGGGGTTGATTTTTATTTCTCATGATCTTGAGCTGGTATCATCGTTTTGTGATCGGGTTATTATCATGTATGGAGGACGTATCATGGAGATTATTGATGCTGCCGATTTACATCATTCGACCCATCCCTATACTCGTGGGCTGATAAACTGTTTGCCAAAAATTGAAACTGGAAAACAGCGGCTTGCATCTTTGGTGAGAGATGCCGCTTGGCTTGATGCCGATTTCTCTGCTCCGCTAGCTGGATAATTCTTTATATGGTGAATATCGAAAATCTTAATATGACTTTTGGTCATGGTCTGGAAAAGAACCATGCGGTTAAGGCTGTCTCTTTCAAGGTGGCAAAAGGTGAAAGTTTTGGTTTGGTTGGTGAATCAGGTTCCGGAAAGTCAACTGTTCTGAATTGTATTTCTGGCTTGTTGAACCGCTGGCAGGGGACCATTGAGATTGATGGGCAGCAGGTGGGGCAGAAGCGAAATCTGGCTTTTTACCGTAAAGTACAGTTGGTGTTTCAGGATCCTTATGGATCTTTGCATCCACGCCACACCATTGATAGAATTCTCAAAGAACCTCTTGTTATACACGGATTTAAATCCGTCAATCAGAGGGTTGAACAAGCACTCAGAGAAGTTGGCCTGGGGCCTGAATTCAGGTTTCGTTATCCTCATCAGCTTTCCGGTGGACAGAGACAGCGTGTTGCGGTTGCTCGGGCACTGATTCTTGAACCTGAAATTATCCTGCTTGATGAACCCACGTCTGCTTTGGATGTTTCAATTCAGGCAGAAGTTTTAAATCTGCTGCAGGATATTCGTGTTGAGCGCAATCTGACCTATATCATGGTGAGTCATGATTTAGCAGTTGTTTCATATATGTGTGATAATATTGCGGTTATGAATCGTGGTGCCGTCGTTGAGATGATCAATGCATCACAACTCAAAAGTGGTGATCTTCAAGAACTTTACACCCGGCAACTTTTTACTGCCAGCAAGGGTTATGATCGGGCAGCAATTGATATGTTTCAGGATTTCTAGAACTTCCCGGTCCAGTTGAAGTTTCACTGTCTTTCAGCTGTAAGGAGATCAAAAATGACAGCTAGCGCCTGCGTCAATGTGAGTGTGAGTAATCATTATCGTGAACCTTCAAGTACGAGTGAGGTGGTGACACAGGGGCTGCTCGGTGAGCAACTTGAGGTTTTAGAAGAACATCCCACCCACCTTCATGTTCGACAGGCCGATGGCTATGAAAGTTGGGTTCCGGAAGATCTTGTCACTTTTATGCCTAAGCCGCAAGGGGAGAAAATTCTGGTGCGCAGTCATTTTATGCGCATTTACGAGCATCCAAACATTCAGTCTATGGCTTTGAGAGAAGCTGTTATCGGGAGTACTTTGACGTCAATTGATGAGCAGGAAGATTGGTTTCGAATTGTTCTTCCCGATGGAACTCTTGGCTGGGCTGAAAAATGTCATTTTGGCACCTTCCCGGAAGGAACAGGGGCCAATATCCTTAATTTAGCGCGTGAATTTCTTGGCTACTCCTATTTCTGGGGGGGACGGACACCGAAAGGATTTGATTGCTCCGGATTTGTCCAGACGGTTTTTCAATTACACGGAGTCATTTTGCCACGGGACTCCTGGCAACAACAACAGTTGAATCTATTATCCACGAATCATCTTGATGCCCGTCCCGGTGATCTTCTTTTCTTTAGTTCTGTTCCAGACAAAGTGACTCATGTTGCAATATCTCTCGGTGATCAGCAATATATCCATGCGAGCGGCTGGGTCAGCCTGGATAGCTTTAGAGAAACAGACACTTTTTTTACCCGACAGCGATTGAATCACTTTACGTCGGTCAATCGCTTTCTTTCATAAAGGGCAGAAGATGAAAATTACTGATATTACTCACAAGACAGTCACCGTTCCGCTCCTGTTTCCATTCAAGACTGCCTTACGTACCGTCAAGCAGATAGAGAACGTTCTGGTAACGGTCGCAACTGATGACGGTCACTGTGGTTATGGTGGTGCGGCACCTACTGCAGTGATTACTGGTGATACCTTGGCTTCAATCCGAGGCGGAATCGAACATATCCGCGACAACATTATCGGCATGGATATCGCTTCTGCAGAGGATCTTTTTCAGAAGCTCAATCGTTGCCTGATCGGTAATATGTCGGCTAAAGCGGCGGTCGATATGGCTATTTATGATCTATTAGCCAAAGCCCAAGCCGTTCCTCTCTACCGTTTTCTGGGTGGAACTGTCAAATCGCTTGAAACGGATATCACCATCAGTCTCGATACTCCGGAAAAAATGGCTGCTGACAGTCTAGAGAAGGTTGCCAGAGGTTTTACTTAC
This window encodes:
- a CDS encoding ABC transporter ATP-binding protein, yielding MAEYEHLLDVKNLNISFPSTKGVVQAVKDISFSLGKEKIGIVGESGSGKSVSGRAVLRLLPPYAQVSAAEISFKGEDLLKLSEKEMRKIRGREIAMVMQDPKYSLNPVRTVGEQISEAYIVHCNATKREAHRQTLKMLEAVRIREPEKVYRLYPHEVSGGMGQRIMIAMMLIPDPSLLIADEPTSALDVTVQLQVLAILDDLVSERGMGLIFISHDLELVSSFCDRVIIMYGGRIMEIIDAADLHHSTHPYTRGLINCLPKIETGKQRLASLVRDAAWLDADFSAPLAG
- a CDS encoding NlpC/P60 family protein, producing MTASACVNVSVSNHYREPSSTSEVVTQGLLGEQLEVLEEHPTHLHVRQADGYESWVPEDLVTFMPKPQGEKILVRSHFMRIYEHPNIQSMALREAVIGSTLTSIDEQEDWFRIVLPDGTLGWAEKCHFGTFPEGTGANILNLAREFLGYSYFWGGRTPKGFDCSGFVQTVFQLHGVILPRDSWQQQQLNLLSTNHLDARPGDLLFFSSVPDKVTHVAISLGDQQYIHASGWVSLDSFRETDTFFTRQRLNHFTSVNRFLS
- the nikC gene encoding nickel transporter permease, which gives rise to MAQLSSKTMHVKQWLLADSPGSALQANAGRIYLGLLDFLKNRLAVLGLLIIVILGLTALFAPYIAPFDPIATDLTQRLQPLSTDHLFGTDEFGRDIFSRVVWGSRLTLYVIGLVAIIAAPIGIIVGTVSGYFGGFIDTVLMRMTDIFLAFPKLILALAFVAALGPGIENAIIAIAITSWPPYARIARGETITIRNSNFIRAIQLQGAGSVRIITGHIMPLCLSSLIVRVTLDMAGIILTAAGLGFLGLGAQPPSPEWGAMTSSGRAYILDHWWIITMPGTAIFIVSLAFNLLGDGLREVLDPKSDA
- a CDS encoding ABC transporter permease, yielding MSQVFIRKKVRRALIQILRLLSMVGITFFGLLLVTFLIGRVVPIDPVLAVVGDKASHEVYERARIEMGLHLPLWQQFFIYMKSVLRGDLGVSVLTAKPVLDDIFRVFPATMELAFLATFIGVLVGIPLGVLSAVKRGGLLDHIARVVGLLGYSLPIFWLALLALMFFYARFDLLPGPGRLDVFYEDIIDPVTGFMLIDCLLAKDWEIFKNAFYHLIMPATLLGYYSMAYISRMTRSFMIEQLRQEYILTARVKGVAEWKVVWSHALGNCAIPLITVVALSFGTLLEGSVLTETVFSWPGLGLYLTSSLLNADMNSVLGSTIVVGAIFLGVNLFSDLLYKIMDPRAR
- a CDS encoding ABC transporter ATP-binding protein; this encodes MVNIENLNMTFGHGLEKNHAVKAVSFKVAKGESFGLVGESGSGKSTVLNCISGLLNRWQGTIEIDGQQVGQKRNLAFYRKVQLVFQDPYGSLHPRHTIDRILKEPLVIHGFKSVNQRVEQALREVGLGPEFRFRYPHQLSGGQRQRVAVARALILEPEIILLDEPTSALDVSIQAEVLNLLQDIRVERNLTYIMVSHDLAVVSYMCDNIAVMNRGAVVEMINASQLKSGDLQELYTRQLFTASKGYDRAAIDMFQDF